In Seriola aureovittata isolate HTS-2021-v1 ecotype China chromosome 17, ASM2101889v1, whole genome shotgun sequence, a genomic segment contains:
- the LOC130184542 gene encoding uncharacterized protein LOC130184542 yields MDVADKLVDKIFSWVELQKKGSHKLKKLATELEENKKNVNVSKVVGSSVSVGGAAAVTAAGVLTFFTAGLAAPLLVVGAVASGAGLVTNVGADIVDLIASSRTMKEAEKISEEIQNVEKKLQELMKTLLKEQRDGDNLPPDEYVTERILRAMANNNGLQLHDDVSLYKIITTVTGLSRYRLTGEDGGLSLITRFVVTQVVTQTGKAVASVAASIGGKTAAKAAGRIAGGAVGLAISIPELVINCKNLDNCETEASQRLRENAEAIQKASEELETQLNEIQKVIKRLARVKLCIENEDRSSDQRKELIEFAIENCRDEAVRQWLRENSKSKTFFHLVDVFHLVKKHIDKKEKKKKVDITFVAHGSIRDDDIPASCLLPLPTITDVLLYSPWNCAITAKVAYGIATGLVQTQHRVFICVKKHNCQIPHEGHFPTKLPSRWNSMKRVGVQKIPKIMVSTLRLPKDGAWDCFKSLTATHGKPERSRIVIPFIFPGGPIRIPFFVVTLALSLVLFFYRYEATVHLAACLDDRSDEKFDREFLEKQYSYTIDSTAMTSSADMLPNRHADLYRAFEAVFD; encoded by the exons ATGGACGTTGCCGACAAGCTCGTAGATAAAATCTTCTCGTGGGTGGAGCTACAGAAGAAAGGTTCACACAAGTTGAAGAAACTGGCCACTGAGCTTGAGGAAAACAAGAAGAATGTTAACGTCAGTAAGGTTGTTGGGAGCTCAGTGTCTGTAGGTGgtgcagctgcagtgacagcagcaggtgtatTAACCTTCTTTACCGCAGGGTTAGCAGCACCTCTTCTAGTTGTAGGAGCAGTAGCATCAGGGGCTGGTTTGGTTACTAATGTGGGTGCTGATATTGTAGATCTTATAGCATCAAGTCGCACCatgaaagaggctgaaaagaTTTCAGAGGAGATCCAGAATGTTGAGAAGAAACTCCAGGAACTCATGAAGACACTGTTAAAGGAACAACGGGATGGTGATAATCTTCCTCCTGATGAATATGTCACAGAGCGAATCCTGAGAGCAATGGCCAACAACAACGGACTGCAACTACATGATGACGTCAGTTTGTACAAAATCATCACTACGGTGACCGGTTTGTCCAGATATCGGCTCACTGGGGAAGACGGAGGCCTGAGCCTGATTACACGGTTTGTTGTAACACAAGTAGTTACACAAACAGGGAAAGCTGTGGCTTCAGTGGCCGCTTCCATCGGAGGAAAAACAGCAGCGAAGGCAGCTGGTCGT ATTGCAGGAGGAGCAGTTGGACTTGCGATTTCAATTCCTGAGCTGGTCATCAACTGTAAAAACCTGGACAACTGTGAGACAGAAGCCAgtcagagactgagagagaacGCTGAAGCCATACAGAAGGCCTCTGAAGAGCTGGAAACACAACTTAATGAAATCCA GAAGGTGATTAAGAGATTAGCCAGGGTGAAACTCTGCATTGAAAACGAGGACAGGAGCTCCGATCAAAGGAAAGAATTGATAGAATTTGCAATAGAAAACTGTCGGGATGAAGCCGTTCGACAATGGCTGAGAGAGAATTCAAAGTCTAAGACTTTCTTCCATCTCGTGGACGTGTTTCATTTAGTGAAAAAACACATAgataagaaggaaaaaaagaaaaaggttgacATCACCTTTGTGGCTCATGGGTCGATCAGAGACGATGATATCCCAGCCAGCTGTCTGCTGCCTCTGCCCACCATCACAGATGTGCTGCTGTATTCTCCCTGGAACTGTGCCATCACTGCTAAGGTAGCGTATGGTATTGCTACAGGACTTGTACAAACTCAGCACAGAGTTTTTATCTGTGTGAAGAAACACAACTGTCAAATTCCTCATGAAGGACATTTTCCCACAAAGCTGCCAAGTCGCTGGAACTCAATGAAGAGAGTTGGAGTTCAGAAGATTCCCAAAATCATGGTCAGTACTCTCAGACTACCAAAGGACGGTGCATGGGATTGTTTTAAATCTCTCACAGCAACACATGGTAAGCCAGAGAGAAGCCGCATCGTCATCCCGTTCATCTTCCCGGGTGGTCCAATAAGAATCCCGTTCTTCGTCGTCACCTTGGCCCTGTCTCTGGTGCTCTTTTTCTACAGGTATGAAGCCACCGTCCATCTGGCTGCCTGTCTGGATGATAGATCTGATGAGAAGTTTGACCGGGAGTTTCTGGAGAAACAGTATTCCTACACCATCGACAGCACAGCAATGACGTCTTCAGCAGACATGCTTCCCAACAGACACGCTGACCTGTACAGGGCCTTTGAAGCTGTGTTTGATTAG